The following are encoded together in the Anoplopoma fimbria isolate UVic2021 breed Golden Eagle Sablefish chromosome 9, Afim_UVic_2022, whole genome shotgun sequence genome:
- the timm10 gene encoding mitochondrial import inner membrane translocase subunit Tim10, which translates to MDPMKAQQLAAELEVEMMADMYNRMTNACHRKCVPPHYKEAELSKGESVCLDRCVAKYLDLHERLGRKLTELSVQDEETMRKASLGSG; encoded by the exons ATGGATCCCATGAAGGCACAGCAGCTGGCGGCggagctggaggtggagatgaTGGCTGACATGTACAACCG CATGACCAACGCCTGCCACAGGAAGTGTGTACCGCCACATTACAAGGAGGCAGAGTTGTCCAAGGGCGAGTCCGTGTGCTTGGACCGCTGCGTGGCCAAATACCTGGACCTTCACGAGAGGCTGGGACGCAAGCTGACCGAGCTCTCCGTCCAGGACGAGGAGACGATGAGGAAAGCCTCCTTGGGGAGCGGATAA